The Nicotiana tabacum cultivar K326 chromosome 5, ASM71507v2, whole genome shotgun sequence sequence TATGCTCATTGCCACTGGTATAAGCCTTTGAAAGACTTTAGCACATAAAAGTGGTTTTTGATAAAGCTTttatcaagagagaagagagaagaaaaaagtgCTTGTTTTGCTGCATATTTTGTTCTAAccagccaacttcaaatcatatttTCTGATTCGTTAACCGTTGGATCAGGCTGAATTGAGTGTTCCCAACATTTCGTTTTTGATTTGAATGGTGGAGATCGGATTTGAAGACCCGTAGCATCCGATTTCGAGCCCCAAACAACAACTCTATTTTTGTGATTTCTCCTCTTTATTCAattgatttgttgttgttattattgctcCGTGTTTGACACTTGTTATGTAgctaatttggagaacttttatAACCCACATATTATTAAAGTGAatcttttttttatctttatgATCCTGTGATTTTACTTTCAATTTAAAAAGTTTTTCAcgttaaaatttaatattttttatcttcattATTTTCGAGTTTATCCCTTAAGAGACATAATAGAAGAGAATAGCATGGATGTCACTGGTATTGTGGAAAACATAAAGCAACACGATTGCATGAAAAGCCTAATGGAAAGAGAAAAGACAAGAGTGTTGGATTCACTACCTCTTGTCTATTTCGGTACTGTATTTTTCTCCTAACACTAGTATTAATAATTAAACAAAGGGTGAAACAAGTGAATTAATAAGTTGGCAAGTATATTTGTATGTGTTTCATTCTAAAGTGAGAAAATCTTTATATTTTGGTATTGGATTCTCCTTGATTTCACTTTCAGTTTTCATTATTCACCATATATGTATTGCTTCtcctaaaaaaacaaaaagaaaactgtACCAACGATTTTGAAGAAGACACTGAGATGCTTTAACTATTTTGACTTATTGTCTATTTGTCCAAACTTTTTCCAGACAAAAgcactttcttttcaaaaaaaaatatcttctttcaaagttaagaaaaaaaaagtgttaCTGTTGACTCAATTTTAAACTGATTACTCGAATATAAACTGttttttactaaaaatatttttgaaataaggTGATTGTAGAAATTTGGccaaacaatccaaaactatGGCCCCGTCACCGGTCTCTGGCTCGTTCCCCCATGGGATGGTTGAGAAAGACATTTGTTGAGAAATTATAACgaaattgctgaagaaatttgataaagtttgtcggATAGTATCTATTGAGTATCTCACTCGTGACTTATCACTTTCTTCTTTACAAGCAAAAGGTTCCCTGTTAGACTTTGCCAACCAAAACAAGAAACAAATTCCTGAATTTTCATTCTACCTTCCATTTGTTCCTCATTCCACCATCAGAAAGCACATCAACTTCATCAAAACAAAGGAAGCAATGGTCGGTTTTAATGAAGAGATTGAAATGCTTGTAGAGCAACTTGTGACAGGACAACGGCAATTAGATGTGATCTCAATTTTTGGAATGCCAGGACTAGGAAAAACAACTTTGGCTAAGAAGTTGTACGATCATGAAGCTATTTCAAATCGCTTCGATATTCGCTTGTGGTGTTGCTCTTCCCAATCTTATGATAAGAGAGCTCTCTTGTTTGAATTATTGGGTCATATTTGTGAGCTTGATGATATTACCAAAGTAAAAAGTGATGATGAGCTAGCTGAGAAGCTATACAGATATCTGAAGGGAAAGAGGTACCTTATTGTTGTGGATGATGTGTGGAGTTCTAATGCATGGGACGATATAAAGAGACCATTTCCAGATGATAATAAAGGAAGTAGAATTATTTTGACTACTAGACTTGAATCAATCGCCACATATGCCATGATCGATTCGAGTCCTCATCACCTTCGCTTGTTCACGGAAGAAGAAAGTTGGATGCTAATGAAGGAGAAGGTATTCAAAGAAGACAATTACTGTCCTCAAGAACTCGAGGATATAGGTAAGCAAATAGCGATAAAGTGTGGAGGATTACCCCTTGCAATTGTATTGGTAGCTGGTCTTCTTGCAAAAAATGATAAGGAAGTAGTTCACTGGCAAAAAGTAGGGGAAAGTTTGAAGTCAAAAATGCAAGGTTGTATGGATATAGTTGAATCGAGTTACCAGCACTTACCCGTTCATTTGCAAAATTGTTTTCTCTACTTTGCTTCATTTCTAGAGGGTAAAAAAGTTCCCGTTCAAAAGCTGATACGGCTATGGATTGCTGAAAACTTTGTTGAAGCCAGTACTATATCGAAGAGCTTAGAGATGGTTGCAATGGATTACTTGATGGATTTACTTAGGAGCAACCTAGTGATGGTGGCTAAAATAAATTCTTCAGGGGAGCTTAAAGCCGTACATATTCATGATCTAATACACGAATTTAGCTTGATGAAAGCTCGAATTGGAAACTTTTTGCTGAGGATAAATGATCAGCTGTAAGTGAAATCAATTTAATTATGTTTCCAGCTTGTTTCTGTTATCATGATAATTAATTAATGGCTTGTGGCTCTAACACATGTTCTCCTTGTTGAACCAGTATTTATATATTTCCATCTTCTAAAGGTCGTTCTGGACGTCTGAATATCTTGGCAACTTCTGGACGAAATATCAACACCTTACGATTCCTTCCAAGTATAAATTATCCTTTGGTTGATTTAGATTTGGCTAAATCCTGGAAATGCCTGAGAGTATTGGATTTGAGTTTCGTAAAGCTGCATAAGACTCATGTAAATGCATTACAATTTCTGATTCATTTGAAGTACTTAGAGCTGCGGCTGTATTCTGATTACATTCCATATACAATATGCAACCTGAAGGAGCTAGAGACATTTATAGTGACCAGAATCTATCGTAATGCCTGCTTTCCAAATTCTGTTTGGGATATGACAAGCTTGAGACATTTGCATGTAAGTTGTCTATATACCTCTCAACTATTTGAGGATCTTAACAACTTAAGAACATGTTCCGATCTAGTTATTGATCCTGGAGTGTGCAACCAGAATTTTATGAAAAGATT is a genomic window containing:
- the LOC107786559 gene encoding putative late blight resistance protein homolog R1B-16 — its product is MVGFNEEIEMLVEQLVTGQRQLDVISIFGMPGLGKTTLAKKLYDHEAISNRFDIRLWCCSSQSYDKRALLFELLGHICELDDITKVKSDDELAEKLYRYLKGKRYLIVVDDVWSSNAWDDIKRPFPDDNKGSRIILTTRLESIATYAMIDSSPHHLRLFTEEESWMLMKEKVFKEDNYCPQELEDIGKQIAIKCGGLPLAIVLVAGLLAKNDKEVVHWQKVGESLKSKMQGCMDIVESSYQHLPVHLQNCFLYFASFLEGKKVPVQKLIRLWIAENFVEASTISKSLEMVAMDYLMDLLRSNLVMVAKINSSGELKAVHIHDLIHEFSLMKARIGNFLLRINDQLIYIFPSSKGRSGRLNILATSGRNINTLRFLPSINYPLVDLDLAKSWKCLRVLDLSFVKLHKTHVNALQFLIHLKYLELRLYSDYIPYTICNLKELETFIVTRIYRNACFPNSVWDMTSLRHLHVSCLYTSQLFEDLNNLRTCSDLVIDPGVCNQNFMKRLPNLEKLSCQLYGSRTPSNNFFPSFDSLSQLKSLKIGVFGELVDPYGFEDFSYPSNLKKLTLARLELPWSRILTISRLSSLKVLKLERNAFKGRQWDIKDGEFPNLKILKLKKLGLSEWTASDDSFPNLEKVLVQWCWNLEEIPDSFGSKCTMQLIEVRSCRYSVVNAALISFKSIVT